Proteins found in one Actinokineospora alba genomic segment:
- a CDS encoding polysaccharide deacetylase family protein translates to MNETLAKETSVCLSFDLDAISAWVGTLGLTSPTYVSRGEFAARVAAPRILDLLDREGVKSTWFIPGMDAEAFPDVCKRIRDSGHEIGHHGYAHEVPTHLEEPAERRMLERGLEALDKVLGVVPAGYRSPSADLSPNSTRLLAEYSFTYDSSLWGSDYGMYRCRTGDVVDPDMPVEFGPELDLVEVPLGTIIDFVLLEFVMTPGLVLPASTDVVALGKRWVADLEFMVDRVPGGTLTGVWHPAAIGRASKLHTVENFIRRAKELNVPFRTMSEAVSDWKSVS, encoded by the coding sequence ATGAATGAAACCCTCGCCAAGGAGACGTCCGTCTGCCTCAGCTTCGATCTGGACGCCATTTCCGCCTGGGTCGGAACGCTTGGCTTGACCTCGCCGACCTATGTCTCGCGCGGAGAGTTCGCGGCCCGGGTTGCCGCCCCTCGCATCCTCGACCTGCTCGACCGAGAAGGCGTCAAGTCAACCTGGTTTATTCCCGGGATGGACGCCGAGGCCTTTCCCGACGTCTGCAAGCGTATCCGCGACTCCGGCCACGAGATCGGCCATCACGGCTACGCCCACGAGGTTCCCACGCATCTGGAGGAGCCTGCGGAGCGGCGCATGCTTGAGCGTGGCTTGGAAGCTCTCGACAAAGTGCTCGGAGTTGTTCCCGCCGGCTACCGGTCACCCTCCGCCGACCTCTCTCCGAACTCCACGCGCCTGCTCGCCGAGTACAGCTTCACGTATGACAGCAGCCTGTGGGGTAGTGACTACGGGATGTACCGATGCCGGACCGGCGACGTCGTCGACCCGGACATGCCTGTCGAGTTCGGCCCGGAGCTCGACCTCGTCGAAGTGCCACTGGGTACCATCATCGACTTTGTCCTGCTCGAGTTCGTCATGACTCCCGGACTAGTACTGCCTGCCAGTACCGACGTCGTCGCCCTCGGCAAGCGATGGGTGGCCGATCTGGAGTTCATGGTCGACCGCGTTCCCGGCGGAACCCTCACTGGTGTCTGGCACCCCGCTGCGATCGGAAGGGCCAGCAAGCTCCACACCGTCGAGAACTTTATCCGCCGGGCGAAGGAACTAAACGTTCCCTTTAGGACCATGTCGGAAGCGGTCAGCGACTGGAAGAGCGTCAGTTGA
- a CDS encoding M20/M25/M40 family metallo-hydrolase yields MPRPEHRGDLVPAPSIEDTAAYALDLLSALIRIDSTNTGEDETTVGERTSAEFVATALSDAGYEVSYVDAGNDRHSVVARLEGADRERGGLLVHAHLDVVPADPFDWTIHPLSGEIHDGYVWGRGAVDMKHMVAMALSLAVRYKRHNIVPARDIVFAFVADEEAGGRLGAGYLVRTRPELLDGVTEAIGEVGGFSHTLDNGIRAYLIQTAEKSKRWLKIRARGVAGHGSMIVEDNPIERLSEALTILGRHRFPVTITPTVREFLHGISQAGGWAFAHDEDAEDVVDRLGGLSRIIGATIRDTANVTMVNAGYKSNVIPAVAEAEVDCRLLPGRREAFDAELATLLGPKIELEWHEQDSVVTTFDGGLVDTMVAALLKHDPGAIALPYMMSGGTDAKRFAQLDIRHFGFTPLLLPPDLDFAALFHGVDERVPVDSIRFGVRVLDEFLRQA; encoded by the coding sequence ATGCCCAGGCCTGAGCACCGCGGTGATCTCGTGCCCGCGCCGAGCATCGAGGACACGGCGGCTTACGCCCTCGACCTTCTCAGCGCGCTCATCCGAATCGACTCCACCAACACAGGTGAGGACGAGACAACGGTGGGGGAACGTACCTCAGCCGAGTTCGTCGCCACGGCACTCAGCGACGCGGGCTACGAAGTGAGCTACGTCGACGCCGGAAACGATCGCCACTCAGTGGTTGCTCGTCTGGAGGGCGCTGACCGAGAGCGCGGAGGCTTGCTCGTGCACGCACACCTCGATGTCGTGCCCGCGGACCCCTTCGACTGGACCATCCACCCCCTCTCGGGAGAGATCCACGACGGATACGTGTGGGGCCGAGGAGCCGTGGACATGAAGCATATGGTCGCCATGGCTCTCTCGCTAGCCGTTCGCTACAAGAGGCACAACATCGTTCCCGCCCGCGACATTGTTTTCGCATTCGTCGCCGACGAGGAAGCGGGCGGACGCCTGGGCGCCGGGTACCTCGTGCGCACGCGCCCCGAGCTTCTCGACGGCGTCACCGAAGCGATCGGCGAAGTCGGCGGCTTCTCCCACACGCTCGACAACGGCATTCGGGCCTACCTCATCCAGACAGCGGAGAAGAGCAAACGGTGGCTCAAGATCCGGGCGCGCGGCGTTGCCGGTCACGGCTCCATGATCGTCGAAGATAACCCCATCGAGAGGCTCAGCGAGGCCTTGACCATCTTGGGCCGACACCGCTTCCCAGTGACGATCACGCCCACCGTTCGTGAGTTCCTCCACGGGATCAGCCAGGCAGGTGGGTGGGCCTTCGCCCACGACGAGGACGCGGAAGACGTCGTCGATCGACTCGGTGGCCTGTCGCGGATCATCGGGGCGACCATCCGCGACACGGCGAACGTCACGATGGTGAACGCCGGCTATAAGTCGAACGTCATCCCTGCGGTCGCCGAGGCGGAAGTCGATTGCCGCCTTCTGCCCGGGCGGCGCGAAGCCTTCGACGCGGAACTGGCGACCCTCCTCGGCCCGAAGATCGAGCTTGAGTGGCACGAGCAGGACAGCGTTGTGACGACATTTGATGGCGGCCTCGTCGACACGATGGTCGCCGCGCTGCTTAAGCACGATCCAGGGGCGATCGCGCTGCCCTACATGATGTCCGGCGGTACCGACGCGAAGCGGTTCGCTCAGCTCGACATTCGCCACTTCGGGTTCACGCCCCTGTTACTCCCTCCGGACTTGGACTTCGCCGCGCTGTTCCACGGCGTCGACGAGAGAGTTCCCGTGGATTCGATCCGGTTCGGGGTAAGAGTTCTGGACGAGTTCCTCCGCCAGGCTTGA
- a CDS encoding amidohydrolase, producing MSQTADLVLRRGKVLTVDPAFTVASAVAIRRGTIVAVGADGDVVSMIGPETTVIELDGATVVPGINDAHLHGVGYGMTRPPMVLDLLHPSVMSIAEIVRAVGTAAETTPPGTWIRGRGWDQALLAECRADRSRAPHRRDLDAVSPHHPVLLTDFSGHAAWVNTVAIATTGLGTRVATPPGGIIDTEDGEPTGIVREAAVAVFSEAIPAPSRAEQIDAIEAAVAECARRGITSYTDPGLTASEVDAYEALAAEGRLHARVTGLLLPQRPVGTAADFKDVLDNWPTPTGTNQLRFRIAGVKIFADGIPPNRTSWMSEPYEDGGHGCLSTHGDTDDVRIAELHTMIEHAHRCGHQIGVHVTGDRAIDAVVAGFITAQRDAPNADPRHYIIHADFLSRASMTLLSANGFGANMNPTIKWVIADAENDVVGPERAGYEMPYRDALAAGVTVTSGSDAPVTSPDWLQGISTMILREARGSGAVSGPDQRIDLEAALRTYTINAAWQDGAEGWKGSIETGKVADLCVLDGDLLTADPHDIPHLTVRYTVLDGEIIYAQA from the coding sequence TTGAGCCAGACAGCCGACCTCGTCCTCCGGCGGGGAAAAGTGCTCACTGTGGACCCCGCGTTTACGGTCGCGTCCGCCGTGGCAATCCGTCGTGGCACGATCGTCGCGGTTGGAGCCGACGGCGACGTCGTCTCGATGATCGGTCCCGAGACGACCGTGATCGAACTCGATGGCGCCACCGTCGTGCCGGGCATCAACGACGCCCACCTGCACGGCGTGGGCTACGGCATGACCCGGCCTCCGATGGTGCTCGACCTCCTCCACCCCAGCGTGATGTCCATCGCCGAGATCGTGCGGGCTGTGGGCACTGCAGCCGAGACCACACCGCCGGGGACCTGGATTCGCGGACGCGGCTGGGACCAGGCCCTCCTCGCGGAGTGCCGTGCCGATCGGTCTCGGGCGCCGCACAGACGCGACCTAGACGCTGTCAGCCCCCATCATCCCGTTCTTCTCACCGATTTCTCGGGTCACGCGGCGTGGGTCAACACAGTCGCAATCGCGACCACCGGGCTCGGCACGCGAGTGGCAACTCCGCCCGGCGGGATCATCGATACTGAGGACGGCGAACCCACCGGGATCGTCCGCGAGGCGGCGGTCGCTGTCTTCAGCGAAGCGATCCCCGCCCCATCTCGTGCCGAGCAAATTGACGCCATCGAAGCCGCGGTGGCCGAGTGTGCCCGGCGCGGGATCACCAGCTACACGGATCCGGGACTCACGGCCTCCGAGGTCGACGCCTACGAGGCCCTGGCCGCGGAGGGTCGGCTCCACGCACGCGTCACCGGACTGCTGCTGCCGCAGCGGCCTGTGGGCACCGCGGCCGATTTCAAGGACGTTCTTGACAATTGGCCCACGCCGACCGGCACCAACCAGCTCCGGTTCCGCATCGCCGGGGTCAAAATCTTCGCCGACGGCATCCCACCCAACCGCACCTCGTGGATGAGTGAGCCGTACGAGGACGGCGGCCACGGCTGCCTCTCAACGCACGGCGACACCGACGACGTACGCATCGCCGAGCTCCACACCATGATTGAGCACGCTCACCGGTGCGGGCACCAGATCGGAGTGCACGTCACCGGCGATCGCGCAATCGACGCAGTCGTCGCAGGATTTATCACCGCCCAGCGCGACGCACCGAACGCCGACCCGCGCCACTACATCATTCACGCCGACTTCCTGAGCCGTGCCAGCATGACTCTGCTTAGCGCGAACGGGTTCGGCGCCAACATGAACCCCACCATCAAATGGGTCATCGCAGACGCCGAGAACGACGTCGTTGGGCCGGAGCGCGCCGGATACGAGATGCCCTACCGCGACGCCCTCGCAGCCGGGGTGACCGTGACCAGCGGGTCGGATGCGCCTGTCACATCCCCCGATTGGCTGCAAGGCATCTCGACCATGATCCTGCGCGAAGCGAGGGGGAGTGGTGCTGTGTCGGGTCCCGACCAGCGCATCGACCTCGAGGCCGCTCTCCGCACGTACACGATTAACGCCGCCTGGCAAGACGGCGCCGAAGGCTGGAAAGGCTCCATCGAGACCGGCAAGGTCGCCGATCTCTGCGTCTTGGACGGCGACCTACTCACCGCAGACCCGCACGACATCCCGCACCTAACAGTTCGCTACACGGTGCTCGACGGAGAGATCATCTATGCCCAGGCCTGA